A single region of the Leptodactylus fuscus isolate aLepFus1 chromosome 5, aLepFus1.hap2, whole genome shotgun sequence genome encodes:
- the LOC142204533 gene encoding uncharacterized protein LOC142204533 yields the protein MNPADVKWTSTEFSLQGYVSTFRNDFPNIIKITEGFLGKQEIDSVSNSMVIRVHSYYLQQRVAAETKSGKLFSLPIKLTRPEFLVTQTNDLMKTYKLSLTLEDILSKYSLPVTVRSSSDLSYKEKGDQKSQHELLSDLTLLEQYEESFLLGHPIDKGKIFVEDPIIIPMYMKELRLVVAVGFQDGDNTSWKNVCDLMDKQVKNQGNSPSITFEEIYLLDKKAVSAQRPSYSTIEPIYIDINELKNDIRTPLENKVKCSIYQMQPKSVVENVYQNASNNETVVSNSFSSLNDIPKNLRNLTVNQVTLVCCETDEDQCVSASKLQDQSLVTLGCWRKI from the exons ATGAATCCTGCTGATGTTAAGTGGACCTCTACTGAATTTAGTCTCCAAGGATATGTGTCCACCTTCCGTAATGATTTTCCCAACATCATCAAGATCACAGAAGGGTTCCTGGGGAAGCAGGAGATAGACAGTGTCAGCAACAGCATG GTGATCAGAGTCCACTCTTATTACCTACAACAACGAGTAGCTGCTGAAACCAAGAGCGGGAAACTTTTTTCCCTGCCCATTAAACTGACCAGGCCAGAATTCCTTGTGACACAAACAAATGATctcatgaaaa CATATAAGTTATCTCTGACATTGGAAGACATACTGTCCAAATACAGCCTCCCTGTTACTGTCCGCTCATCTTCTGATTTATCCTATAAGGAAAAAGGAGACCAGAAGTCACAACATGAACTGCTTAGTGACCTGACACTGCTAGAACAATATGAGGAAAGCTTCCTGTTGGGACATCCTATTGACAAGG GGAAGATATTTGTAGAAGATCCTATAATTATTCCAATGTACATGAAGGAGCTTAGATTGGTGGTGGCTGTGGGGTTCCAAGATGGAGACAATACAAGCTGGAAAAATGTATGTGACTTGATGGACAAACAAGTGAAGAACCAAGGCAACTCTCCAAGTATTACATTTGAGG AAATATATTTACTTGATAAAAAGGCTGTTTCTGCACAAAGACCCAGCTACAGCACCATAGAACCCATATACATCGACATCAACGAATTGAAGAATGACATAAGAACACCTTTGGAGAACAAAGTAAAATGTAGTATTTACCAAATGCAGCCAAAATCGGTTGTTGAAAATGTCTATCAAAATGCATCAAATAATGAGACTGTGGTTTCAAACAGCTTCTCATCTCTCAATGATATCCCAAAGAATCTGCGTAATTTGACTGTCAACCAG